One window of the Bacteroidota bacterium genome contains the following:
- a CDS encoding MFS transporter, whose product MPAARLDRRAVWAWSLYDFANSSFTTLVVTFIYGTYFTGYMVLAPDSAGALVPDPERGTVLWSRGVAITAICVALLSPFLGALADRSGSRKRFLVGTTTVCVAGTAMLFFAEPGEVAQALFWFILANIAFEMGAVFYNAYLPEIAPPEAIGRVSGYGWALGYVGGLLCMALALVVFVQAEVPPFGLNPATGEHVRATNLLVAAWFALFSVPTFLVLREVAAEDKPRAGALLKASFGELRETARELGRFREIVRLLVARLFYNDGLVTLIAFGGIYAQGTLGFTIEEVLLFGIVLNVMAGLGAFGFGFLDDKLGGRTVIFISLALLTVASLLAILTTSKAIFWVSGILVGIAIGPNQASSRSLLGRFVPDDKETEFFGFFAFSGKATAFIGPLMLGVLTDVFGTQRAGVSIVLVLFAIGAVILTRVDEAEGIRLSGRGSGSRASDVA is encoded by the coding sequence ATGCCTGCCGCTCGCCTCGACCGCCGCGCCGTCTGGGCGTGGTCGCTCTACGACTTCGCCAACTCGTCGTTCACGACGCTCGTCGTGACATTCATCTACGGCACCTACTTCACTGGTTACATGGTGCTCGCCCCGGACAGCGCGGGGGCGCTCGTGCCGGACCCCGAACGCGGCACCGTCCTGTGGTCGCGCGGCGTGGCGATCACGGCGATCTGCGTCGCCCTCCTCTCCCCCTTCCTCGGGGCGCTCGCCGACCGGAGCGGGTCCCGCAAGCGGTTCCTCGTCGGGACGACCACGGTCTGCGTCGCCGGGACGGCGATGCTGTTTTTCGCCGAGCCGGGCGAGGTGGCGCAGGCGCTCTTCTGGTTCATCCTCGCCAACATCGCCTTCGAGATGGGGGCGGTGTTCTACAACGCCTACCTCCCCGAGATCGCCCCGCCGGAGGCGATAGGCCGCGTCTCGGGCTACGGGTGGGCGCTGGGCTACGTCGGCGGCCTGCTGTGCATGGCACTTGCGCTCGTCGTCTTCGTCCAGGCTGAGGTCCCGCCGTTCGGGCTCAACCCGGCCACCGGCGAGCACGTCCGGGCGACGAACCTCCTCGTCGCGGCGTGGTTCGCGCTCTTCAGTGTGCCGACGTTCCTCGTCCTCCGCGAGGTGGCAGCCGAGGACAAGCCGCGCGCCGGGGCGCTCCTCAAGGCGAGCTTCGGCGAGCTGCGGGAGACGGCGCGCGAGTTGGGGCGCTTCCGCGAGATCGTCCGCCTGCTCGTCGCCCGGCTGTTCTACAACGACGGCTTGGTGACGCTCATCGCCTTCGGCGGCATCTACGCCCAGGGCACGCTCGGCTTCACGATCGAGGAGGTGCTTCTCTTCGGGATCGTGCTCAACGTTATGGCCGGCCTCGGCGCGTTCGGGTTCGGCTTCCTCGACGACAAGCTCGGCGGGCGGACGGTGATCTTCATCTCGCTCGCGCTCCTCACCGTCGCCTCCCTCCTGGCGATCCTCACGACGAGCAAAGCCATTTTCTGGGTCTCCGGCATCTTGGTCGGCATCGCCATTGGTCCGAACCAGGCGTCGAGCCGGTCGCTGCTGGGCCGGTTCGTGCCGGACGACAAGGAGACGGAGTTCTTCGGCTTCTTCGCGTTCTCCGGCAAGGCGACGGCGTTCATCGGCCCCCTCATGCTCGGCGTGCTGACCGACGTCTTCGGCACGCAGCGCGCCGGGGTCTCGATTGTGCTCGTGCTCTTCGCCATCGGCGCGGTGATCCTGACGCGCGTCGATGAAGCCGAGGGCATCCGCCTGTCCGGTCGAGGATCGGGAAGCCGAGCGTCTGATGTAGCTTGA